A DNA window from Caulobacter mirabilis contains the following coding sequences:
- a CDS encoding sigma-70 family RNA polymerase sigma factor, producing MAVPSADDHTELQGAARDVVFQKELVTLIPHLRAFARTLTGDATQADDLAQDAMIKAWDARNSFQLGTNMKAWTFMILRNQFYSDKRRSWRSTQLDQEAAERTLVAVDDPEAPVALDELRQAMGMLPDEQREALILVGAGGFAYEEAADICGCAVGTVKSRVSRARKALQGILEAGNYERDGGDASDAMRSILADAERLSAAR from the coding sequence ATGGCGGTCCCCTCGGCAGACGACCACACGGAGCTCCAAGGCGCCGCTCGGGACGTTGTGTTCCAGAAGGAGCTGGTGACCCTGATTCCGCATCTGCGCGCCTTCGCCCGCACCCTGACCGGCGACGCCACCCAGGCCGACGACCTGGCGCAGGACGCCATGATCAAGGCCTGGGACGCACGCAACAGCTTCCAGCTGGGCACCAACATGAAGGCCTGGACCTTCATGATCCTTCGCAACCAGTTCTACTCGGACAAGCGCCGCTCCTGGCGCTCGACCCAGCTCGACCAGGAAGCCGCCGAGCGGACCCTGGTGGCGGTCGACGACCCGGAAGCGCCCGTCGCGCTGGACGAGCTGCGCCAGGCCATGGGGATGCTGCCGGATGAGCAGCGCGAAGCGCTGATCCTGGTCGGCGCCGGCGGCTTCGCCTACGAGGAGGCGGCCGACATCTGCGGCTGCGCCGTCGGCACGGTGAAGAGCCGCGTAAGCCGCGCCCGCAAGGCGCTGCAGGGCATCCTGGAAGCGGGAAACTACGAGCGCGACGGCGGCGACGCCAGTGACGCGATGCGCTCGATCCTGGCCGACGCGGAGCGGTTGAGCGCGGCGAGGTGA
- a CDS encoding OmpA family protein, giving the protein MGGSWKFGAVTLIGVAGLALAGCTLTPKTKVATPNPCEDLKVSIYFDQHSAKLTEDAKGVLREAAQIRRSCAVGVVDVTGLASAAGSSRENQQLSENRAKAVTAALGGLGFGNVRFDAAGAAGAVTATGQQEPLRRQAEVIFRDKP; this is encoded by the coding sequence ATGGGCGGTTCATGGAAATTCGGGGCGGTGACGCTGATCGGCGTCGCGGGGCTGGCGCTGGCCGGCTGCACATTGACGCCCAAGACCAAGGTGGCGACGCCCAACCCTTGCGAAGACCTGAAGGTCAGCATCTATTTCGACCAGCACTCGGCCAAACTGACTGAGGACGCCAAGGGCGTTCTTCGGGAAGCCGCCCAGATTCGCCGGAGCTGCGCCGTGGGCGTGGTCGACGTCACGGGCCTGGCCAGCGCCGCCGGCTCCTCACGTGAAAATCAGCAGCTCTCCGAGAACCGCGCCAAGGCCGTGACGGCCGCGCTCGGCGGCCTGGGTTTCGGCAACGTGCGCTTCGACGCGGCGGGCGCCGCCGGCGCGGTCACGGCGACGGGCCAGCAGGAGCCCCTGCGCCGGCAGGCCGAGGTGATCTTCCGCGATAAACCCTAG
- a CDS encoding metallophosphoesterase, with protein MTTVRFAHVSDIHFGGENVAAVAACRDWIADQAPDLVLITGDLTREGLQAEFQAARAWVDSLSAPVLVVPGNHDTPYFDLAKRLFAPWRRYERYFGPVPEEADQLDGLAIARINTARGVQLRANWSKGAISARQAGAAVRALAAAPEGALRVAACHHPLIEMVGAPMSGKVHGGRAAAAVFARGGVDLVLTGHVHAPFVLPFSGGDGRTWAVGAGTLSVRERGVPAGFNCIEAEADGVTCTALTWTGSRFEPWRTWRLDRRVG; from the coding sequence GTGACGACCGTGCGGTTCGCCCACGTCTCGGACATCCATTTCGGCGGAGAGAACGTCGCTGCGGTGGCGGCCTGCCGCGACTGGATCGCCGATCAGGCTCCGGACCTCGTCCTCATCACCGGAGACCTGACCCGCGAAGGGCTGCAGGCGGAGTTTCAGGCGGCCCGCGCCTGGGTCGACAGCCTGTCCGCGCCGGTCCTGGTTGTGCCCGGCAACCACGATACGCCCTACTTCGACCTGGCGAAGCGGCTGTTCGCGCCCTGGCGGCGCTATGAGCGCTACTTCGGGCCGGTTCCGGAGGAGGCCGATCAGCTGGACGGGCTGGCGATCGCCAGGATCAACACGGCCCGGGGCGTCCAGCTGCGGGCCAACTGGTCCAAGGGCGCCATCAGCGCCCGACAGGCGGGGGCGGCGGTGCGGGCCCTGGCGGCGGCGCCGGAGGGCGCGCTGAGGGTGGCGGCCTGCCATCATCCCCTGATCGAGATGGTCGGCGCTCCGATGAGCGGCAAGGTGCATGGCGGCCGGGCGGCGGCGGCGGTCTTCGCGCGCGGCGGCGTCGACCTGGTCCTGACGGGGCACGTCCATGCGCCTTTCGTTCTGCCGTTTTCAGGCGGCGACGGCCGGACCTGGGCGGTCGGCGCGGGAACCCTGTCGGTGCGTGAGCGTGGTGTTCCGGCGGGTTTCAACTGCATCGAGGCGGAGGCGGACGGCGTCACCTGCACCGCCCTGACCTGGACCGGCTCCCGGTTCGAACCCTGGCGGACCTGGCGGCTGGATCGACGCGTCGGCTGA
- a CDS encoding response regulator produces MSLVARLAPHLPYMRRYARALTGAQSTGDQYVRIALEALAAGERTLDSRFSPRVALYHVFHAIWCSSGAQLEDRSPEAVGQDASQRLLRIAPRSRQAFLLTALEGFTPSEAAQILDTDFSDVERLIAEAQNEIDAELATDVLIIEDEPVIAADIEALVRELGHSVVDIAATRTEAVEAVANKMPGLVLADIQLADGSSGIDAVKDILARYDVPVIFITAFPERLLTGERPEPTFLITKPFQPETVKAAIGQALFFHPGRTRKAA; encoded by the coding sequence ATGAGTCTAGTTGCTCGTCTTGCGCCACATCTGCCCTACATGCGCCGGTACGCGCGCGCCCTGACTGGCGCGCAGTCGACTGGCGACCAGTATGTGCGGATCGCGCTTGAGGCGCTGGCCGCCGGCGAGCGCACGCTGGACAGCCGGTTTTCGCCGCGCGTGGCGCTGTACCACGTCTTCCACGCCATCTGGTGCTCGTCGGGCGCTCAGCTTGAGGATCGCAGCCCCGAAGCCGTGGGCCAGGACGCCAGCCAGCGCCTGCTGCGGATCGCGCCGCGCTCGCGCCAGGCCTTTCTGCTGACCGCGCTGGAGGGGTTCACGCCCAGCGAGGCGGCGCAGATCCTGGACACCGACTTCTCCGACGTCGAACGCCTGATCGCCGAGGCTCAGAACGAGATTGACGCCGAGTTGGCGACCGACGTCCTGATCATCGAGGACGAACCGGTGATCGCCGCCGACATCGAGGCGCTGGTCCGCGAACTCGGCCACAGCGTGGTGGACATCGCCGCCACCCGAACCGAGGCGGTCGAGGCCGTGGCCAACAAGATGCCGGGCCTAGTGCTGGCCGACATCCAGCTGGCGGATGGGTCGTCGGGCATCGACGCGGTGAAGGACATCCTGGCGCGTTACGATGTGCCGGTGATCTTCATCACCGCCTTCCCCGAGCGACTGCTGACCGGCGAGCGGCCCGAACCGACCTTCCTGATCACCAAGCCCTTCCAGCCGGAGACGGTGAAGGCGGCGATCGGTCAGGCGCTGTTCTTCCATCCGGGGCGCACCCGCAAGGCGGCTTGA
- a CDS encoding YMGG-like glycine zipper-containing protein has translation MYKTLIAVAGAGLLASACTTTGNVERNAAGGAALGALAGAIVGNNVGSGDAGAGAAIGAVLGGTAGAIRGCNQDGGCGAQPQTRRQYYDERAGRYYYYDSAARRYYWEDGSPRN, from the coding sequence ATGTACAAGACCCTGATCGCTGTCGCCGGCGCCGGCCTCCTCGCCAGCGCCTGCACCACCACCGGCAACGTCGAACGTAACGCCGCGGGCGGCGCCGCCCTCGGCGCGCTGGCCGGCGCGATCGTCGGCAACAACGTGGGCAGCGGCGACGCGGGCGCGGGCGCGGCCATCGGCGCGGTGCTCGGCGGGACCGCCGGCGCCATCCGCGGCTGCAACCAGGATGGCGGTTGCGGAGCCCAGCCCCAGACCCGTCGCCAGTACTATGACGAGCGCGCCGGCCGTTACTACTACTACGACTCCGCCGCGCGTCGTTACTACTGGGAGGACGGCAGCCCCCGGAACTGA
- a CDS encoding NepR family anti-sigma factor, which yields MIEQRTMEERRKGNAPLDEARLRQRAIGVKLRQMFDEVVNEPVPDEFLDILRRAETKPGER from the coding sequence ATGATCGAACAGAGAACCATGGAAGAGCGTCGCAAGGGGAACGCCCCGCTTGACGAAGCGCGGCTGAGGCAGCGCGCCATCGGCGTCAAGCTCCGCCAGATGTTCGACGAGGTCGTCAACGAACCCGTTCCCGACGAGTTTCTGGACATTCTTCGGCGCGCCGAAACCAAGCCCGGAGAGCGCTGA
- a CDS encoding diacylglycerol/lipid kinase family protein: MPSDVVTPKLRRVAVVVNPLSGSAGPAAVDEARRILEEQCVQGVVRTPEETGGVEACLRASLEDNPDLLAVVAGDGTARAAAGLAGADGPLVAPLPGGTMNMLPRALYGDRDWKQALADILRNGEERIVSGGEVEGRAFYVAAILGAPALWAQAREAAREGDLWRTLQRARRALRRAFSGRLRVSLDGRPRVKTEALVLMCPLVSAALDEEARHLEAALLDPANALEAFRLGVHAATGDWRADPKVQAGPCHVGRAWASSHIPAVLDGEPARLNPTADFRFVPKAFRALVPKEPAA, encoded by the coding sequence GTGCCGTCAGACGTTGTGACTCCGAAGCTTCGCCGGGTGGCGGTGGTGGTGAATCCCTTGTCCGGCAGCGCCGGGCCGGCCGCCGTCGACGAGGCGCGGCGAATCCTGGAGGAACAATGTGTCCAGGGCGTGGTGCGCACGCCGGAGGAGACGGGAGGCGTAGAGGCCTGTCTCCGGGCGTCTCTCGAGGATAATCCGGATCTGCTGGCGGTCGTCGCCGGCGACGGCACCGCCCGTGCGGCCGCCGGCCTGGCCGGGGCGGACGGCCCCCTGGTCGCGCCGCTGCCGGGCGGAACCATGAACATGTTGCCGCGCGCGCTGTACGGCGATCGCGATTGGAAACAGGCCCTCGCCGACATCCTGCGCAACGGCGAGGAGCGGATCGTCTCCGGCGGCGAGGTGGAAGGCCGCGCCTTCTACGTCGCGGCCATCCTCGGCGCGCCCGCCCTGTGGGCCCAGGCCCGGGAGGCGGCGCGGGAGGGCGATCTCTGGCGAACGCTTCAGCGCGCGCGCCGCGCCCTGCGGCGAGCGTTTTCGGGCCGCCTGCGCGTGTCGCTGGATGGCCGGCCGCGAGTGAAGACCGAGGCGCTGGTGCTGATGTGCCCGCTGGTTTCGGCCGCGCTTGACGAGGAAGCACGGCATCTGGAGGCGGCTCTGCTCGACCCCGCCAATGCCTTGGAGGCCTTCCGCCTCGGCGTGCACGCCGCGACGGGCGACTGGCGCGCCGACCCCAAGGTCCAGGCCGGTCCCTGTCATGTCGGCCGGGCCTGGGCGAGCAGCCACATTCCCGCTGTGCTGGACGGAGAACCCGCCCGGCTGAACCCGACCGCCGACTTCCGGTTCGTTCCGAAGGCCTTCCGGGCGCTGGTTCCGAAGGAGCCGGCGGCGTGA